From Chryseobacterium camelliae:
GAACCAGCTATGCCAATGGGTGGCGGAATGCCGGGAATGATGTAATGGCGTGTCGCCAAGACAATTTATATACTAATCGCTCTATTTTATAGGGCGGTTTTTTGTTTCTTAATAATATCCTAATAAATAGATATATTTGTAAAAACGATTACAGCAATTATGGAAAACAAATATTTACTTCATGGGAAACTCACTGCAAAACCAGGACAGCAAAAGGAACTTGCGGATATTCTAATACAGGCATCCCAACTGGTATCAACAGCTAAAGGCTGTACACTGTATGCCGTTAGCCATGATCAAGAGGATGAAAATGCTGTTTATGTGA
This genomic window contains:
- a CDS encoding putative quinol monooxygenase — encoded protein: MENKYLLHGKLTAKPGQQKELADILIQASQLVSTAKGCTLYAVSHDQEDENAVYVTEIWDSKDDHDNSLKVEGVRELIMKAMPILDGAPTKGQELEILGGVGI